One Nicotiana sylvestris chromosome 12, ASM39365v2, whole genome shotgun sequence genomic window carries:
- the LOC104221372 gene encoding cycloartenol-C-24-methyltransferase-like, which produces MSKTGTFDLASGVGGKIEKKEVLSAFEKYEKYHACDGEAEEERKANYIDMVNKYYDLATSFYEYGWGESFHFAPRWKGESLRESIRRHEHFLALQLGLKQGQKVLDVGCGIGGPLREIARFSGTYVTGINNNEYQVTRGKELNRIAGVDNTCNYVTADFMRMPFADDSFDGIFAIEATCHAPDVFDCYKEIFRVLKPGQYFANYEWCITDFFDPNNANHRRIKREVELGNGLPDIRSMGQCIEALKHAGFEIIWDKDIAIDSPLPWYLPLDKSHFSLSNVRVTVVGRFFTRNMVKILERVGLAPEGSQKVQAILEQAADALVEGGKEGIFTPMYFFLARKPSAN; this is translated from the exons ATGTCAAAAACTGGGACATTTGATCTGGCTTCTGGGGTTGGTGGCAAGATTGAGAAGAAAGAAGTACTTTCAGCTTTTGAAAA GTACGAAAAATATCATGCCTGTGATGGAGAAGCGGAGGAAGAGAGGAAAGCCAACTACATTGATATG GTTAACAAATATTATGATCTAGCAACAAGCTTTTATGAGTATGGTTGGGGTGAATCTTTCCATTTTGCTCCCAG ATGGAAAGGGGAATCACTTCGAGAAAGTATCAGACGACATGAACACTTTCTTGCTCTGCAATTAGGGCTAAAGCAAGGACAAAAG GTTTTGGATGTTGGATGTGGAATTGGTGGCCCTTTAAGAGAAATTGCCAGATTTAG CGGTACATATGTTACTGGAATCAACAACAATGAATATCAAGTAACACGAGGAAAA GAACTGAACCGTATTGCAGGAGTTGACAACACCTGCAATTATGTGACG GCCGACTTCATGAGAATGCCATTTGCTGACGACAGTTTTGATGGAATTTTTGCCATAGAAGCTACGTGTCATGCCCCAGATGTG TTTGATTGCTACAAGGAAATATTCAGAGTGTTGAAGCCTGGCCAATACTTTGCTAATTATGAATGGTGTATCACCGATTTCTTTGATCCTAATAATGCAAATCACCGGAGGATCAAG CGTGAGGTAGAGCTTGGTAATGGACTTCCTGACATCAGATCGATGGGACAGTGCATTGAAGCTCTGAAACATGCAGGTTTTGAG ATTATTTGGGACAAGGATATTGCTATCGACTCTCCTCTCCCTTGGTATTTGCCTCTGGACAAAAGTCATTTCTCCTTAAGCAATGTACGCGTGACAGTTGTTGGACGCTTTTTCACCAGAAATATG GTCAAGATATTAGAGCGAGTCGGGCTCGCCCCTGAAGGAAGCCAAAAGGTTCAAGCCATCCTGGAGCAAGCTGCAGATGCACTTGTTGAAGGTGGAAA